The Pseudoalteromonas luteoviolacea DNA window CGTTTACCTGAATCAAACTGGTCGGCAGAGATTTTCTTAAAGTCTTGAACCAGCTTGGAACACCGATTTAAGGAGCTTTGCATGAGTTTATCTGCTTCTATGCTAAACGTCACAAAAGACTCAATATCCGACTTACGAATTTGATTATTTTCTAATTTATTTTTAAGGTCTTGTGCATGGCTGCCTAAGCCGCTAACTGTAGTGAGAGCTATACCGACAGGTGTGTTAATTTCATGGGCTACACCAGATACTAGGTAGCTTAATGAGGCCTGCTTGCCTGATTCGATAAGCCTTTCTTGTGCATTGATTAAGAATGTATGAGATTTCGCGTTTTCAATAGCGATGGCTGCATAGGTGCTAATCGTTCTGAGCATATTGATGGTATTTTCTGGGTAGGCGTGCTTTTGGGGACTTTGCACACTCAAACAACCAACCACGTTATCATTGATCACCAAAGGCAAATAGATAACGGATTCAGATTTAATACCAACAACAGGTTCAAGTATATTTCCTAAGTATTCAGAAAGCTCCGTCTGTGTGCGTGCAATAATCTCTTTTCGATTAGCGATACACCAAGGTCCTGGACGGTTTAATTCCGAAAGTTCAAAATACGCATTTTCGATTTGTTCATCGCCCTCATACCAAGCAACCATATCTAGGGTGTTGTCTTTTATATTTACAAGACCGACCATAAATACATGGCTGTCTAATAATGTTGATATTCTAGAGTGAATAATTTCGAGCACTCTATCTAAGTCTAAAGATGAGGTTATTTCTTGTCCCATTGAGCCAAGTTCAATTAAGTGCTGAGTTCGTTCGTCAACTAAACTCTGAAGCTTTACTTTTTGTTGCTCCAAACTTTGAGTTCTTAGTTTTAATACAACTGACATCAATATTAATAGGAGTATGATGCACAGTAAATAAAACCAGTATGTCTGATACCAAGCGGGTAGCTGCTGTATGGGAAGAGATGTAACATGCTGAGACCAAACTCCTTCACTGTTAGTGCTTTTCAGTTTTAATACATAAGAGCCAGGAGAGAGGTTGGTGTAGGTAATATGGTGCTCGTTTGTTAATTGCCATTGCTCATCATAGCCAGATAACTGATACGCATACTGGATTTTTTCTGGTGTTAAATAATCAGTGGCTGCATAGTCAACTCTGAGACTTTTAGTATTAGGAGGGAGTTCTAATGATGCTGTCAACTCGTGTATCTTATGTCCGTTTATGCTCACCCCTGAGATTATGGTTTTTGGTTCATATTTCCACGGCTGCCATAGGTTAGTATTTAAGGTAAGCATTCCATTTGGACCCGTGGCGATGATCACGCCCTCTTGGTTTATTATCTGGCTGCCAATCCAAATAATAAAGTCTCCCATATTCAGCTTATGGGCTTTGTTAATATCTTCTTCAATAACTAGACCACTAGCCCAAATTCGACCCTTTAGGTCTTCAAGAAGCACACCGTCTATTTTAAAACCATTTTTTAAATAAGCTTGCTCATTGAATAATCGCTTAGTTACGTCTGTAATAAGCAAATCGGTCGCTTTTCCTTGAACTGTTAATAAACTTGTTGTTGAAAAGTTTGCAACCCAAATACGGTCTTGAGAGTCTTTGATGATCGATGCGATGATACCTGATAGTTCTGAGTGCTTTTTACTAAGCGCGATTAATTCATCACTACCTCGCTCTAGTAAGTAAACGCCGCTACTTGCACCTATCCACAACCGGTTTTGCTTATCTATTACCATGCTTTCAACGAAGTATCTAAACTCTTCGGTCTCGTTTGAAACGGTTTTAAGTTGAACAAAACTTTCTCGTTCTTTACTAAACCGCCAAAGCGAATCTTCCATCCCGAGCCAAATAGTATCTGATTCGTCCACTAGCATTGAGCGAATTGTATCTGAAGTGGGAAACACGAAAGTCTTCAAGCTGTTAGTTGCTTGCTGATAATAAAATAGCTCCGATAAACCTGCGAGCCAAATATCGCCGTTACTTAGCTCTTTCATGCGCATAATTTTTTTATCTGATAATCCTTCTGGCGATATTAATGGCGATAATTTTCCGGTTTTAGGGGAGTATATGTCTATTCCTTTGTCGTTAAGCGCAAACCATAGTTCGCCATTTGATCGTTCCATTACCCGAAAAATATCGGCAGAACGAAAAGTATTCCCGGGCACAAGCACTTTAGTAATCATATGACTAACATCGTTGATGGGGTTATATTTAAACATGCCAGTTCCCCATGTTCCTACCCACAATAAGCCCGTGTGATCTCGTAAAAAAGCACTTACATTATTGCCGCCAATTGAAAATGTGTTACCCTCTTGATGGTGAATAACTCTCAATACTTTGGCATTATCTCTGTCAATAACGAGGATCCCGCTAAGATAAGTGCCTGCCCAAATGGTTTTATTATCAAATTTAAGCAATTCAAAAGTTAACAGTGAATCGATATCGAGCGACATCTCATTCTCCGTAGAAACTGAGATAAGAGAGTTATCTCTGGTGTCGAGTTTATGTATTCCCCCAGAGCGACCTGCTAACCATATGAATTCTTCGTCAAGCATGCCAGTTGATAACTCTCCATTTGCAAAGGTTTTAATTTGTGTGCCTTTTAATTCTCTTGTGCCAACATCAACACTCACTTTACAGAGTTGTTTTGTACCAATAAGCCAAAAGGTAGTAGGGTTTTGCCATAGAAAAAAACGAGGTTTGCTTTGTGGGTGCTGACACCCAGATATGTCAGAAAATAAGGCTTTATAGTTTTTGCTAGGGTCTTGCCATACAATACCAGCTGTCGTAGCAATGAGGATCTGACCTTTTTTGTTACCCTTTATATCAAAAATTTGATTACTAGAGTCAACGCTCTCTATGAGAGGTGACTGATTAGAAAATTGACCCGTAACAGGGTCTAGTACAGATAACCCTTTTGCTCTTGAACCAATCCAGATATGACCATTTTGTGCTTCCCAAAGTCGATATACATAATTTGCGACTAAGCTGTTGGGGTCATCTTTTTGGTTTAAAAAATGCTTAAACCCTGCGCCATCGTAGCGAAAGAAACCTTCTTGCGTTGTAAACCAAATAACGCCTTGTTTGTCTTGGATTATGTCTGTTATGACAGGTAACTGCCCTTTGTCACCAACAACTTGAAAGTTTGGAGACCCATTGTTATGAAATGGCTTGCTTAGAGTCTGAGAAGAAATTATCAGCAAAAAAGTTAAGGCAATACCAAAGTGCTTAAAAATATAGTTGAACATTTTAAATCCAAGGCAGGCTTTTACTGAGCTTAGATTATTATTCTTGTTTTTATAAACAAAAGAATAGTGATCTGATCCAGTAAAACTGGACACTACATAAAGCTACGTTTAATTGTTCAAATATTTCGGGGCTTAAATAGCCTAAGGCACGATGCCTTCTCTTCTTGGTGTAATCAATCTTGATGTACTAAAATATGTGCTGGCGCATGGTTTCACGGTTCATAATTGGTTCGTATTGAACCACTTCAACTTTCATTGAGTGGAAGAAGCTTGCGATACAAGCATTGACGCTCTTATGTCAAGGTCAAGTGAGTTTTGACAAATCAGACACAATAATTGAATACAACTCTCTTGCAATATAGCGTTTCAAGCAAAGCTGGATCTCTTTAGTTGATTTACCTTCTGATGAACTCTTTTCTACATATTTTCTCGTTCTGAAATCACTACGCATGCGTAAAAAATTTGTGTCTGTCCCATTTGGTTATTTAGTGCCTGTCCCATTTGGTTATTTTGGGTAGCGCCCTCATGAGATCCAAATGACGTCTTATTTGCCTATGCAGTCACAATGCCTGCTGGCAGCTGTCCCTCTGAGGTTCCAAATAAGACTATTACCGTTTAATTCATCACTGCTTTTTACCGATTGCTATGTCTTGTTATTTTTAACTTCGTTACTTTATTCAGCTAAATTAAGCGCATGCGTTTTTTACATCAAACTCTGTTTTCTGAGCCAATACTACCCATATAGTCCTTGCTAATTTATTCGCCAAAGCAACCACTGATTTGCAACTACAAATAATTTGTGCCTGTCCCATTTTGTTATCTGATCT harbors:
- a CDS encoding two-component regulator propeller domain-containing protein produces the protein MFNYIFKHFGIALTFLLIISSQTLSKPFHNNGSPNFQVVGDKGQLPVITDIIQDKQGVIWFTTQEGFFRYDGAGFKHFLNQKDDPNSLVANYVYRLWEAQNGHIWIGSRAKGLSVLDPVTGQFSNQSPLIESVDSSNQIFDIKGNKKGQILIATTAGIVWQDPSKNYKALFSDISGCQHPQSKPRFFLWQNPTTFWLIGTKQLCKVSVDVGTRELKGTQIKTFANGELSTGMLDEEFIWLAGRSGGIHKLDTRDNSLISVSTENEMSLDIDSLLTFELLKFDNKTIWAGTYLSGILVIDRDNAKVLRVIHHQEGNTFSIGGNNVSAFLRDHTGLLWVGTWGTGMFKYNPINDVSHMITKVLVPGNTFRSADIFRVMERSNGELWFALNDKGIDIYSPKTGKLSPLISPEGLSDKKIMRMKELSNGDIWLAGLSELFYYQQATNSLKTFVFPTSDTIRSMLVDESDTIWLGMEDSLWRFSKERESFVQLKTVSNETEEFRYFVESMVIDKQNRLWIGASSGVYLLERGSDELIALSKKHSELSGIIASIIKDSQDRIWVANFSTTSLLTVQGKATDLLITDVTKRLFNEQAYLKNGFKIDGVLLEDLKGRIWASGLVIEEDINKAHKLNMGDFIIWIGSQIINQEGVIIATGPNGMLTLNTNLWQPWKYEPKTIISGVSINGHKIHELTASLELPPNTKSLRVDYAATDYLTPEKIQYAYQLSGYDEQWQLTNEHHITYTNLSPGSYVLKLKSTNSEGVWSQHVTSLPIQQLPAWYQTYWFYLLCIILLLILMSVVLKLRTQSLEQQKVKLQSLVDERTQHLIELGSMGQEITSSLDLDRVLEIIHSRISTLLDSHVFMVGLVNIKDNTLDMVAWYEGDEQIENAYFELSELNRPGPWCIANRKEIIARTQTELSEYLGNILEPVVGIKSESVIYLPLVINDNVVGCLSVQSPQKHAYPENTINMLRTISTYAAIAIENAKSHTFLINAQERLIESGKQASLSYLVSGVAHEINTPVGIALTTVSGLGSHAQDLKNKLENNQIRKSDIESFVTFSIEADKLMQSSLNRCSKLVQDFKKISADQFDSGKREVELKTYLEDILSTFSSVIAEHKISYHIEGDNPYLLIDPGIISQIMSNLIQNAITHAFDAEFDKQNNEIQKRISISVKACDRTVEIKFSDNGKGMDDETKSQIFIPFYTTKRGTERIGLGLNIIYNLTTSGLDGTLDVSSKKFEGSQFTLTFSWQKSEAFLPTKRSNK